The following proteins are co-located in the Solea solea chromosome 21, fSolSol10.1, whole genome shotgun sequence genome:
- the kansl1a gene encoding KAT8 regulatory NSL complex subunit 1 isoform X3, producing MAAMAPALTDAPAEAHHIRFKLAAPSSSLSPASAENNGNTSNILIHSSGPAKCKAVSEECPLDFCGGNQEQQQQQPTDSIAQAPALGKLQPLVASYLCSDVTPSTKESIKLQGVLIKQSVLKSHRILPTSLLNGGGDFLLRKRQAIELSDSQLKSLMSGSTNGGGQPMTPVNGLAKKLATMSGSGCVVAVNGDKPSATTDPQSQNLSLDSATLSGHISVKGTLKQKHSSGLSQGTDGKNVEPSVLQSAALSPFPHDNPNSNEQVNLEEADSNMSVSQPQGSDREKPGSSLQGPLSCTPAPQTPLPCSSSSDSLDAHVRERTLLNSSRQAEIESRLRRLRKRLQVVQAKQVERHIQQQLGGFLDSALSRLLAGNRKSESITPTATWRTGRHSSSNSRDGLSRFLKSGSMPLELERLYLSGTANLHSAEVAFDSDVTESSSGGDSDLEEEELARVDIEQRHVKIWKRAESRYTVERAAIISHWNWLQAHISDLEYRIRQQTDIYRQIRASKDVGSERLEHTGTAHITNTEGGPWKGQNGQPVNGVLSRMAENADTKHQQPSASDGTCVAARTRPLVSCRRRRLIQPNTVPNLNGKAQRSSSTQCNCRVNPSCVMCGGRPTPKEDPQYELPTLERLSRLDLGIHPILSFPDDVCIGLRLQQVMKSQWQTKSLERSKPLKKLSLKHKLSSSKEKHKFANSLMAVSVAGLGHYKNRAEKPRTVDSSVGSSSAVLNAPRLEGQAMCKTEHLQALSTSLGPYDKNYSRKRLREPSLDRTDTSPKLFMESASTCPTLTNMHSSLHSPLTRQLSTSSENNMPLNSSSQSVPSTPLQPIKRRRGESSFDINNIVIPMSVAATTRVEKLQYKEILTPSWRVVDIFSQPITEEENEREVEDLSDAAFIQLHQPYEDQERSRWTWMAFAPAKRRGSRSYKSVDGRTTPLLCGTNPPTPQPASPDPGHCPMLHDYSYVPSPMSPASPDTTSNPHTPCSKDSHRLLSSEDTRCSTPDFTFEERTVPPWERRSFPLPEDPVLEPEPEHVRPRIRSISGCRATAYVRLDSDDMDQPCDDGSNESGSKQKPSTHR from the exons ATGGCTGCGATGGCGCCCGCTCTCACCGACGCCCCAGCCGAAGCTCACCACATCCGCTTCAAATTGGCTGCCCCATCCTCAAGTCTGTCACCGGCCAGTGCTGAGAACAACGGCAACACCAGCAACATCCTCATCCACAGCAGCGGCCCCGCTAAGTGTAAGGCCGTTTCAGAAGAGTGCCCTCTTGATTTTTGTGGCGGCAACCaggaacaacagcaacagcagccaaCAGACTCCATTGCCCAGGCCCCAGCCCTGGGCAAACTCCAGCCACTGGTGGCTTCTTACCTATGCTCTGATGTGACACCTTCAACTAAGGAGTCAATCAAGCTGCAAGGAGTCCTCATCAAACAGTCTGTGTTGAAAAGTCACAGGATACTGCCCACTTCCCTACTCAACGGCGGAGGAGACTTCCTGTTGAGGAAGAGGCAGGCAATTGAACTCTCTGACAGCCAGCTCAAAAGCCTAATGAGTGGCAGCACCAACGGTGGTGGCCAGCCCATGACACCTGTCAATGGCCTGGCCAAAAAGCTGGCCACTATGTCAGGCTCTGGCTGTGTAGTGGCAGTGAATGGTGACAAACCCTCAGCCACCACAGACCCTCAGTCACAGAACCTGTCCTTAGACTCAGCTACCTTATCAGGCCATATCTCGGTGAAAGGAACCCTTAAACAGAAGCATTCCTCTGGGCTTTCTCAAGGTACAGATGGAAAAAATGTTGAACCATCAGTGCTTCAGTCTGCTGCACTTTCCCCCTTTCCCCATGACAACCCCAACTCCAATGAACAAGTGAATTTAGAGGAGGCTGATTCaaacatgtcagtcagtcagcctCAGGGCTCTGATAGGGAGAAACCAGGTAGTAGCCTGCAGGGACCCCTATCTTGCACACCTGCACCACAGACACCTCTACCCTGTAGTTCTTCCTCGGACAGCCTTGATGCTCACGTTAGGGAGCGCACACTTCTCAACAGCAGCCGCCAAGCTGAGATTGAAAGTCGGCTAAGGCGCTTGCGCAAACGTCTGCAGGTGGTACAGGCCAAGCAGGTGGAGCGTCACATTCAGCAGCAGTTAGGTGGCTTCTTGGATTCAGCTCTCAGCCGGCTACTGGCTGGTAACCGCAAATCCGAGTCAATAACTCCCACAGCTACATGGAGAACTGGACGCCACTCTTCTTCAAACAGCAGAGATGGTCTCAGTCGCTTCCTGAAAAGTGGCTCCATGCCCTTGGAATTGGAGAGGCTGTATCTAAGTGGAACAGCCAACCTTCATTCAGCAGAAGTTGCCTTTGACTCAGATGTAACAGAAAGCAGCTCTGGAGGGGACtctgacctggaggaggaggagctggcaAGAGTGGACATTGAACAGCGTCATGTCAAAAT ATGGAAGCGAGCAGAGAGCCGTTACACTGTGGAGAGAGCTGCAATCATCAGCCACTGGAACTGGCTCCAGGCTCACATCTCAGACTTGGAGTATCGCATCCGACAGCAGACCGACATATACAGACAGATCCGTGCCAGCAAG GATGTTGGTTCAGAACGGCTCGAGCACACAGGTACCGCCCACATCACCAACACAGAGGGCGGCCCTTGGAAAGGTCAAAACGGTCAGCCAGTTAACGGTGTCCTCAGCAG GATGGCAGAGAATGCAGACACCAAGCACCAGCAGCCATCGGCGAGTGACGGCACATGTGTGGCTGCACGGACACGACCACTTGTCAGCTGCCGAAGACGGCGGCTCATTCAGCCGAACACTGTGCCCAACCTCAATGGCAAG GCCCAGAGAAGCAGTTCTACCCAGTGCAACTGCAGGGTAAACCCCAGCTGTGTGATGTGTGGTGGCCGGCCCACCCCCAAAGAAGACCCTCAGTATGAACTACCCACCCTGGAACGCCTGTCAAGACTGGATCTTGGCATCCACCCCATCCTCTCCTTCCCTGACG ACGTTTGTATAGGTCTGCGTCTGCAGCAGGTGATGAAGAGCCAGTGGCAGACCAAGTCTCTGGAGAGGAGCAAACCACTGAAGAAGCTCTCCCTCAAACACAAGCTTTCCTCATCCAAAGAGAAGCACAAGTTTGCAAACTCACTTATGGCAGTCA GTGTTGCAGGACTGGGGCATTATAAGAACCGTGCTGAGAAGCCGAGGACAGTGGACAGCAGTGTgggcagcagcagtgctgtgcTGAACGCACCCCGGCTTGAGGGCCAGGCCATGTGCAAGACTGAGCATCTGCAGGCTCTGTCCACCTCCTTAGGGCCCTATGACAAGAACTATAGCCGCAAGAGATTGAGAGAGCCCTCGCTGGATAGAACTGACA CCTCACCGAAACTTTTCATGGAGTCAGCCAGCACCTGCCCGACCCTGACCAACATGCACTCGTCCCTTCACAGCCCCCTGACACGCCAGCTGTCCACGTCTTCAGAGAACAACATGCCGCTGAACTCCAGCAGCCAGAGCGTACCCAGTACACCT CTGCAGCCCATCAAGAGGAGGAGAGGCGAAAGCTCCTTTGACATCAACAACATAGTGATCCCCATGTCTGTGGCGGCCACCACCAGAGTCGAGAAGCTACAGTACAAGGAGATTCTCACACCCAG ttgGCGAGTCGTAGACATCTTCTCTCAGCCTATAACTGAAGAGGAGAACGAACGGGAG GTGGAGGACCTGTCAGACGCAGCATTCATTCAGCTCCATCAGCCCTATGAAGATCAGGAGCGCAGTCGCTGGACATGGATGGCCTTCGCTCCTGCGAAGAGGAGGGGCAGCAG GTCATACAAGTCTGTCGATGGGCGCACAACGCCGTTGCTGTGCGGGACCAACCCTCCCACCCCTCAGCCTGCGTCCCCAGACCCCGGCCACTGCCCCATGCTCCACGACTACAGTTACGTGCCGTCACCCATGAGCCCAGCCAGCCCGGACACCACCTCCAACCCCCACACACCCTGCTCGAAGGACTCCCATCGGCTGCTGTCCAGCGAGGACACGCGATGTTCAACGCCAGACTTCACCTTTGAGGAGCGG ACGGTACCACCGTGGGAGCGTCGCAGCTTCCCCTTGCCAGAGGATCCTGTCCTGGAGCCTGAGCCCGAACACGTCAGGCCTAGAATCCGCAGCATCTCAGGTTGTCGAGCCACAGCCTATGTACGTTTAGATTCGGACGACATGGATCAGCCTTGTGATGACGGCTCCAATGAGAGCGGCTCCAAACAAAAGCCCTCCACCCACCGATGA
- the kansl1a gene encoding KAT8 regulatory NSL complex subunit 1 isoform X1 encodes MAAMAPALTDAPAEAHHIRFKLAAPSSSLSPASAENNGNTSNILIHSSGPAKCKAVSEECPLDFCGGNQEQQQQQPTDSIAQAPALGKLQPLVASYLCSDVTPSTKESIKLQGVLIKQSVLKSHRILPTSLLNGGGDFLLRKRQAIELSDSQLKSLMSGSTNGGGQPMTPVNGLAKKLATMSGSGCVVAVNGDKPSATTDPQSQNLSLDSATLSGHISVKGTLKQKHSSGLSQGTDGKNVEPSVLQSAALSPFPHDNPNSNEQVNLEEADSNMSVSQPQGSDREKPGSSLQGPLSCTPAPQTPLPCSSSSDSLDAHVRERTLLNSSRQAEIESRLRRLRKRLQVVQAKQVERHIQQQLGGFLDSALSRLLAGNRKSESITPTATWRTGRHSSSNSRDGLSRFLKSGSMPLELERLYLSGTANLHSAEVAFDSDVTESSSGGDSDLEEEELARVDIEQRHVKIWKRAESRYTVERAAIISHWNWLQAHISDLEYRIRQQTDIYRQIRASKGLVELGGVAPSAVPAVGTEVKTEPASSQDVGSERLEHTGTAHITNTEGGPWKGQNGQPVNGVLSRMAENADTKHQQPSASDGTCVAARTRPLVSCRRRRLIQPNTVPNLNGKAQRSSSTQCNCRVNPSCVMCGGRPTPKEDPQYELPTLERLSRLDLGIHPILSFPDDVCIGLRLQQVMKSQWQTKSLERSKPLKKLSLKHKLSSSKEKHKFANSLMAVSVAGLGHYKNRAEKPRTVDSSVGSSSAVLNAPRLEGQAMCKTEHLQALSTSLGPYDKNYSRKRLREPSLDRTDTSPKLFMESASTCPTLTNMHSSLHSPLTRQLSTSSENNMPLNSSSQSVPSTPLQPIKRRRGESSFDINNIVIPMSVAATTRVEKLQYKEILTPSWRVVDIFSQPITEEENEREVEDLSDAAFIQLHQPYEDQERSRWTWMAFAPAKRRGSRSYKSVDGRTTPLLCGTNPPTPQPASPDPGHCPMLHDYSYVPSPMSPASPDTTSNPHTPCSKDSHRLLSSEDTRCSTPDFTFEERTVPPWERRSFPLPEDPVLEPEPEHVRPRIRSISGCRATAYVRLDSDDMDQPCDDGSNESGSKQKPSTHR; translated from the exons ATGGCTGCGATGGCGCCCGCTCTCACCGACGCCCCAGCCGAAGCTCACCACATCCGCTTCAAATTGGCTGCCCCATCCTCAAGTCTGTCACCGGCCAGTGCTGAGAACAACGGCAACACCAGCAACATCCTCATCCACAGCAGCGGCCCCGCTAAGTGTAAGGCCGTTTCAGAAGAGTGCCCTCTTGATTTTTGTGGCGGCAACCaggaacaacagcaacagcagccaaCAGACTCCATTGCCCAGGCCCCAGCCCTGGGCAAACTCCAGCCACTGGTGGCTTCTTACCTATGCTCTGATGTGACACCTTCAACTAAGGAGTCAATCAAGCTGCAAGGAGTCCTCATCAAACAGTCTGTGTTGAAAAGTCACAGGATACTGCCCACTTCCCTACTCAACGGCGGAGGAGACTTCCTGTTGAGGAAGAGGCAGGCAATTGAACTCTCTGACAGCCAGCTCAAAAGCCTAATGAGTGGCAGCACCAACGGTGGTGGCCAGCCCATGACACCTGTCAATGGCCTGGCCAAAAAGCTGGCCACTATGTCAGGCTCTGGCTGTGTAGTGGCAGTGAATGGTGACAAACCCTCAGCCACCACAGACCCTCAGTCACAGAACCTGTCCTTAGACTCAGCTACCTTATCAGGCCATATCTCGGTGAAAGGAACCCTTAAACAGAAGCATTCCTCTGGGCTTTCTCAAGGTACAGATGGAAAAAATGTTGAACCATCAGTGCTTCAGTCTGCTGCACTTTCCCCCTTTCCCCATGACAACCCCAACTCCAATGAACAAGTGAATTTAGAGGAGGCTGATTCaaacatgtcagtcagtcagcctCAGGGCTCTGATAGGGAGAAACCAGGTAGTAGCCTGCAGGGACCCCTATCTTGCACACCTGCACCACAGACACCTCTACCCTGTAGTTCTTCCTCGGACAGCCTTGATGCTCACGTTAGGGAGCGCACACTTCTCAACAGCAGCCGCCAAGCTGAGATTGAAAGTCGGCTAAGGCGCTTGCGCAAACGTCTGCAGGTGGTACAGGCCAAGCAGGTGGAGCGTCACATTCAGCAGCAGTTAGGTGGCTTCTTGGATTCAGCTCTCAGCCGGCTACTGGCTGGTAACCGCAAATCCGAGTCAATAACTCCCACAGCTACATGGAGAACTGGACGCCACTCTTCTTCAAACAGCAGAGATGGTCTCAGTCGCTTCCTGAAAAGTGGCTCCATGCCCTTGGAATTGGAGAGGCTGTATCTAAGTGGAACAGCCAACCTTCATTCAGCAGAAGTTGCCTTTGACTCAGATGTAACAGAAAGCAGCTCTGGAGGGGACtctgacctggaggaggaggagctggcaAGAGTGGACATTGAACAGCGTCATGTCAAAAT ATGGAAGCGAGCAGAGAGCCGTTACACTGTGGAGAGAGCTGCAATCATCAGCCACTGGAACTGGCTCCAGGCTCACATCTCAGACTTGGAGTATCGCATCCGACAGCAGACCGACATATACAGACAGATCCGTGCCAGCAAG GGCTTGGTAGAGTTGGGAGGTGTTGCCCCCAGTGCTGTGCCTGCAGTTGGGACAGAAGTGAAAACAGAGCCTGCCAGTAGTCAG GATGTTGGTTCAGAACGGCTCGAGCACACAGGTACCGCCCACATCACCAACACAGAGGGCGGCCCTTGGAAAGGTCAAAACGGTCAGCCAGTTAACGGTGTCCTCAGCAG GATGGCAGAGAATGCAGACACCAAGCACCAGCAGCCATCGGCGAGTGACGGCACATGTGTGGCTGCACGGACACGACCACTTGTCAGCTGCCGAAGACGGCGGCTCATTCAGCCGAACACTGTGCCCAACCTCAATGGCAAG GCCCAGAGAAGCAGTTCTACCCAGTGCAACTGCAGGGTAAACCCCAGCTGTGTGATGTGTGGTGGCCGGCCCACCCCCAAAGAAGACCCTCAGTATGAACTACCCACCCTGGAACGCCTGTCAAGACTGGATCTTGGCATCCACCCCATCCTCTCCTTCCCTGACG ACGTTTGTATAGGTCTGCGTCTGCAGCAGGTGATGAAGAGCCAGTGGCAGACCAAGTCTCTGGAGAGGAGCAAACCACTGAAGAAGCTCTCCCTCAAACACAAGCTTTCCTCATCCAAAGAGAAGCACAAGTTTGCAAACTCACTTATGGCAGTCA GTGTTGCAGGACTGGGGCATTATAAGAACCGTGCTGAGAAGCCGAGGACAGTGGACAGCAGTGTgggcagcagcagtgctgtgcTGAACGCACCCCGGCTTGAGGGCCAGGCCATGTGCAAGACTGAGCATCTGCAGGCTCTGTCCACCTCCTTAGGGCCCTATGACAAGAACTATAGCCGCAAGAGATTGAGAGAGCCCTCGCTGGATAGAACTGACA CCTCACCGAAACTTTTCATGGAGTCAGCCAGCACCTGCCCGACCCTGACCAACATGCACTCGTCCCTTCACAGCCCCCTGACACGCCAGCTGTCCACGTCTTCAGAGAACAACATGCCGCTGAACTCCAGCAGCCAGAGCGTACCCAGTACACCT CTGCAGCCCATCAAGAGGAGGAGAGGCGAAAGCTCCTTTGACATCAACAACATAGTGATCCCCATGTCTGTGGCGGCCACCACCAGAGTCGAGAAGCTACAGTACAAGGAGATTCTCACACCCAG ttgGCGAGTCGTAGACATCTTCTCTCAGCCTATAACTGAAGAGGAGAACGAACGGGAG GTGGAGGACCTGTCAGACGCAGCATTCATTCAGCTCCATCAGCCCTATGAAGATCAGGAGCGCAGTCGCTGGACATGGATGGCCTTCGCTCCTGCGAAGAGGAGGGGCAGCAG GTCATACAAGTCTGTCGATGGGCGCACAACGCCGTTGCTGTGCGGGACCAACCCTCCCACCCCTCAGCCTGCGTCCCCAGACCCCGGCCACTGCCCCATGCTCCACGACTACAGTTACGTGCCGTCACCCATGAGCCCAGCCAGCCCGGACACCACCTCCAACCCCCACACACCCTGCTCGAAGGACTCCCATCGGCTGCTGTCCAGCGAGGACACGCGATGTTCAACGCCAGACTTCACCTTTGAGGAGCGG ACGGTACCACCGTGGGAGCGTCGCAGCTTCCCCTTGCCAGAGGATCCTGTCCTGGAGCCTGAGCCCGAACACGTCAGGCCTAGAATCCGCAGCATCTCAGGTTGTCGAGCCACAGCCTATGTACGTTTAGATTCGGACGACATGGATCAGCCTTGTGATGACGGCTCCAATGAGAGCGGCTCCAAACAAAAGCCCTCCACCCACCGATGA
- the kansl1a gene encoding KAT8 regulatory NSL complex subunit 1 isoform X2, whose protein sequence is MAAMAPALTDAPAEAHHIRFKLAAPSSSLSPASAENNGNTSNILIHSSGPAKCKAVSEECPLDFCGGNQEQQQQQPTDSIAQAPALGKLQPLVASYLCSDVTPSTKESIKLQGVLIKQSVLKSHRILPTSLLNGGGDFLLRKRQAIELSDSQLKSLMSGSTNGGGQPMTPVNGLAKKLATMSGSGCVVAVNGDKPSATTDPQSQNLSLDSATLSGHISVKGTLKQKHSSGLSQGTDGKNVEPSVLQSAALSPFPHDNPNSNEQVNLEEADSNMSVSQPQGSDREKPGSSLQGPLSCTPAPQTPLPCSSSSDSLDAHVRERTLLNSSRQAEIESRLRRLRKRLQVVQAKQVERHIQQQLGGFLDSALSRLLAGNRKSESITPTATWRTGRHSSSNSRDGLSRFLKSGSMPLELERLYLSGTANLHSAEVAFDSDVTESSSGGDSDLEEEELARVDIEQRHVKIWKRAESRYTVERAAIISHWNWLQAHISDLEYRIRQQTDIYRQIRASKGLVELGGVAPSAVPAVGTEVKTEPASSQDVGSERLEHTGTAHITNTEGGPWKGQNGQPVNGVLSRMAENADTKHQQPSASDGTCVAARTRPLVSCRRRRLIQPNTVPNLNGKAQRSSSTQCNCRVNPSCVMCGGRPTPKEDPQYELPTLERLSRLDLGIHPILSFPDDVCIGLRLQQVMKSQWQTKSLERSKPLKKLSLKHKLSSSKEKHKFANSLMAVRLGHYKNRAEKPRTVDSSVGSSSAVLNAPRLEGQAMCKTEHLQALSTSLGPYDKNYSRKRLREPSLDRTDTSPKLFMESASTCPTLTNMHSSLHSPLTRQLSTSSENNMPLNSSSQSVPSTPLQPIKRRRGESSFDINNIVIPMSVAATTRVEKLQYKEILTPSWRVVDIFSQPITEEENEREVEDLSDAAFIQLHQPYEDQERSRWTWMAFAPAKRRGSRSYKSVDGRTTPLLCGTNPPTPQPASPDPGHCPMLHDYSYVPSPMSPASPDTTSNPHTPCSKDSHRLLSSEDTRCSTPDFTFEERTVPPWERRSFPLPEDPVLEPEPEHVRPRIRSISGCRATAYVRLDSDDMDQPCDDGSNESGSKQKPSTHR, encoded by the exons ATGGCTGCGATGGCGCCCGCTCTCACCGACGCCCCAGCCGAAGCTCACCACATCCGCTTCAAATTGGCTGCCCCATCCTCAAGTCTGTCACCGGCCAGTGCTGAGAACAACGGCAACACCAGCAACATCCTCATCCACAGCAGCGGCCCCGCTAAGTGTAAGGCCGTTTCAGAAGAGTGCCCTCTTGATTTTTGTGGCGGCAACCaggaacaacagcaacagcagccaaCAGACTCCATTGCCCAGGCCCCAGCCCTGGGCAAACTCCAGCCACTGGTGGCTTCTTACCTATGCTCTGATGTGACACCTTCAACTAAGGAGTCAATCAAGCTGCAAGGAGTCCTCATCAAACAGTCTGTGTTGAAAAGTCACAGGATACTGCCCACTTCCCTACTCAACGGCGGAGGAGACTTCCTGTTGAGGAAGAGGCAGGCAATTGAACTCTCTGACAGCCAGCTCAAAAGCCTAATGAGTGGCAGCACCAACGGTGGTGGCCAGCCCATGACACCTGTCAATGGCCTGGCCAAAAAGCTGGCCACTATGTCAGGCTCTGGCTGTGTAGTGGCAGTGAATGGTGACAAACCCTCAGCCACCACAGACCCTCAGTCACAGAACCTGTCCTTAGACTCAGCTACCTTATCAGGCCATATCTCGGTGAAAGGAACCCTTAAACAGAAGCATTCCTCTGGGCTTTCTCAAGGTACAGATGGAAAAAATGTTGAACCATCAGTGCTTCAGTCTGCTGCACTTTCCCCCTTTCCCCATGACAACCCCAACTCCAATGAACAAGTGAATTTAGAGGAGGCTGATTCaaacatgtcagtcagtcagcctCAGGGCTCTGATAGGGAGAAACCAGGTAGTAGCCTGCAGGGACCCCTATCTTGCACACCTGCACCACAGACACCTCTACCCTGTAGTTCTTCCTCGGACAGCCTTGATGCTCACGTTAGGGAGCGCACACTTCTCAACAGCAGCCGCCAAGCTGAGATTGAAAGTCGGCTAAGGCGCTTGCGCAAACGTCTGCAGGTGGTACAGGCCAAGCAGGTGGAGCGTCACATTCAGCAGCAGTTAGGTGGCTTCTTGGATTCAGCTCTCAGCCGGCTACTGGCTGGTAACCGCAAATCCGAGTCAATAACTCCCACAGCTACATGGAGAACTGGACGCCACTCTTCTTCAAACAGCAGAGATGGTCTCAGTCGCTTCCTGAAAAGTGGCTCCATGCCCTTGGAATTGGAGAGGCTGTATCTAAGTGGAACAGCCAACCTTCATTCAGCAGAAGTTGCCTTTGACTCAGATGTAACAGAAAGCAGCTCTGGAGGGGACtctgacctggaggaggaggagctggcaAGAGTGGACATTGAACAGCGTCATGTCAAAAT ATGGAAGCGAGCAGAGAGCCGTTACACTGTGGAGAGAGCTGCAATCATCAGCCACTGGAACTGGCTCCAGGCTCACATCTCAGACTTGGAGTATCGCATCCGACAGCAGACCGACATATACAGACAGATCCGTGCCAGCAAG GGCTTGGTAGAGTTGGGAGGTGTTGCCCCCAGTGCTGTGCCTGCAGTTGGGACAGAAGTGAAAACAGAGCCTGCCAGTAGTCAG GATGTTGGTTCAGAACGGCTCGAGCACACAGGTACCGCCCACATCACCAACACAGAGGGCGGCCCTTGGAAAGGTCAAAACGGTCAGCCAGTTAACGGTGTCCTCAGCAG GATGGCAGAGAATGCAGACACCAAGCACCAGCAGCCATCGGCGAGTGACGGCACATGTGTGGCTGCACGGACACGACCACTTGTCAGCTGCCGAAGACGGCGGCTCATTCAGCCGAACACTGTGCCCAACCTCAATGGCAAG GCCCAGAGAAGCAGTTCTACCCAGTGCAACTGCAGGGTAAACCCCAGCTGTGTGATGTGTGGTGGCCGGCCCACCCCCAAAGAAGACCCTCAGTATGAACTACCCACCCTGGAACGCCTGTCAAGACTGGATCTTGGCATCCACCCCATCCTCTCCTTCCCTGACG ACGTTTGTATAGGTCTGCGTCTGCAGCAGGTGATGAAGAGCCAGTGGCAGACCAAGTCTCTGGAGAGGAGCAAACCACTGAAGAAGCTCTCCCTCAAACACAAGCTTTCCTCATCCAAAGAGAAGCACAAGTTTGCAAACTCACTTATGGCAGTCA GACTGGGGCATTATAAGAACCGTGCTGAGAAGCCGAGGACAGTGGACAGCAGTGTgggcagcagcagtgctgtgcTGAACGCACCCCGGCTTGAGGGCCAGGCCATGTGCAAGACTGAGCATCTGCAGGCTCTGTCCACCTCCTTAGGGCCCTATGACAAGAACTATAGCCGCAAGAGATTGAGAGAGCCCTCGCTGGATAGAACTGACA CCTCACCGAAACTTTTCATGGAGTCAGCCAGCACCTGCCCGACCCTGACCAACATGCACTCGTCCCTTCACAGCCCCCTGACACGCCAGCTGTCCACGTCTTCAGAGAACAACATGCCGCTGAACTCCAGCAGCCAGAGCGTACCCAGTACACCT CTGCAGCCCATCAAGAGGAGGAGAGGCGAAAGCTCCTTTGACATCAACAACATAGTGATCCCCATGTCTGTGGCGGCCACCACCAGAGTCGAGAAGCTACAGTACAAGGAGATTCTCACACCCAG ttgGCGAGTCGTAGACATCTTCTCTCAGCCTATAACTGAAGAGGAGAACGAACGGGAG GTGGAGGACCTGTCAGACGCAGCATTCATTCAGCTCCATCAGCCCTATGAAGATCAGGAGCGCAGTCGCTGGACATGGATGGCCTTCGCTCCTGCGAAGAGGAGGGGCAGCAG GTCATACAAGTCTGTCGATGGGCGCACAACGCCGTTGCTGTGCGGGACCAACCCTCCCACCCCTCAGCCTGCGTCCCCAGACCCCGGCCACTGCCCCATGCTCCACGACTACAGTTACGTGCCGTCACCCATGAGCCCAGCCAGCCCGGACACCACCTCCAACCCCCACACACCCTGCTCGAAGGACTCCCATCGGCTGCTGTCCAGCGAGGACACGCGATGTTCAACGCCAGACTTCACCTTTGAGGAGCGG ACGGTACCACCGTGGGAGCGTCGCAGCTTCCCCTTGCCAGAGGATCCTGTCCTGGAGCCTGAGCCCGAACACGTCAGGCCTAGAATCCGCAGCATCTCAGGTTGTCGAGCCACAGCCTATGTACGTTTAGATTCGGACGACATGGATCAGCCTTGTGATGACGGCTCCAATGAGAGCGGCTCCAAACAAAAGCCCTCCACCCACCGATGA